From one Nonomuraea polychroma genomic stretch:
- a CDS encoding sulfite exporter TauE/SafE family protein codes for MTPWEMAAVLAAGVAGGAINTVVGSGSLITFPTLLAVGLPPITANVSNNIGLVPGGFTGVMGYRPELKGQRARLLALAPASVIGSLIGSFLLLNLPESSFNVIVSVLIGVSCALVVIQPRLSRLLTAPELGAPPSSGEHGGPWLWLGTLAAGMFGGYFGAGQGILLLGLMGILLADDLQRLNAAKNVLVLLVNSVAAVLYVVVADVNWLAVLLVALGSMAGGFVGARVGRRLPAAVLRGVIVCIGVVAIVKLLTD; via the coding sequence ATGACACCTTGGGAGATGGCCGCGGTGCTGGCGGCCGGCGTGGCGGGCGGGGCCATCAACACCGTCGTGGGCTCCGGATCGCTGATCACGTTCCCCACGCTCCTGGCCGTCGGCCTGCCGCCGATCACCGCCAACGTCTCCAACAACATCGGCCTCGTCCCCGGCGGCTTCACCGGTGTCATGGGCTACCGGCCCGAACTGAAGGGCCAGCGCGCGCGCCTGCTCGCGCTCGCCCCGGCCTCCGTCATCGGCTCCCTGATCGGCAGCTTCCTGCTGCTCAACCTGCCGGAGAGCAGCTTCAACGTGATCGTGAGCGTGCTGATCGGGGTGTCCTGCGCGCTTGTGGTGATCCAGCCCAGACTCAGCCGCCTGCTCACCGCGCCGGAGCTCGGCGCCCCGCCGAGCTCCGGCGAGCACGGCGGGCCGTGGCTGTGGCTGGGCACGCTGGCCGCCGGCATGTTCGGCGGCTATTTCGGCGCCGGGCAGGGCATCCTGCTCCTCGGCCTGATGGGCATCCTCCTCGCCGATGACCTGCAGCGGCTCAACGCGGCGAAGAACGTGCTCGTGCTGTTGGTCAACTCGGTGGCCGCTGTGCTGTACGTGGTGGTGGCGGACGTGAACTGGCTGGCGGTGCTGCTGGTGGCGCTGGGCTCCATGGCAGGCGGCTTCGTCGGGGCCAGGGTGGGGCGCAGGCTGCCGGCCGCGGTCCTGCGCGGTGTGATCGTCTGCATTGGCGTCGTGGCGATCGTGAAACTCCTCACAGATTAG
- a CDS encoding long-chain-fatty-acid--CoA ligase, producing the protein MNLADRLHTVAGRLGGRAVLTLDEAELTYGVLDELSARLAGLLRCRGIVAGDRVAIMLPNVPEFGVVYYGVLRIGAVVVPLDPLLKRREIAAYLGDCGARLLIAWHAFAETAEAGSAGTKADCFFVVPEEFRRLLRGVPAEHDIAVMDADDTAVIHYTSGTTGRPKGVELTHANLAGNAATVAHMHALGVDDVVLGALPLYHTFGQTCSLNATVHAGARLTLLRRFEPGRALEVIRRDGVTVFQGVPTMYIALLDHPGASDMSMLRVCTSGGAALPLDVLRAYESRFGCQIIEGYGLSETSPVAATNRGGHGRRPGSIGWPIRGVEMKVVDEEGREAPHGEIGEIVIRGPNVMKGYWNNPAATAEAIRDGWFHTGDLGRVDEDGFFFLVDRRRDVIIRGGYTVYPREVEEVLYEHPAVRQAAVLGVPHPELGEEIEAVVAVREPVSGEELRDFARERVAAYKYPRHISFVDELPVSHTGKILKRALTASRVSYIESNRLTN; encoded by the coding sequence ATGAACCTCGCTGACCGGCTCCACACCGTCGCGGGGCGGCTCGGTGGCAGAGCGGTTCTCACGCTGGACGAGGCCGAGCTCACCTACGGCGTGCTCGACGAGCTGAGCGCCCGCCTGGCGGGGCTGCTGCGGTGCCGCGGGATCGTCGCCGGCGACCGGGTCGCGATCATGTTGCCGAACGTGCCGGAGTTCGGCGTCGTCTACTACGGGGTGCTGCGGATCGGGGCCGTGGTGGTGCCGCTCGACCCGCTGCTGAAGCGGCGGGAGATCGCCGCGTACCTCGGGGACTGCGGGGCGCGGCTGCTGATCGCCTGGCACGCGTTCGCCGAGACCGCCGAGGCCGGGTCCGCGGGCACCAAGGCGGACTGTTTCTTCGTCGTGCCCGAGGAGTTCCGCCGGCTGCTGCGCGGTGTGCCGGCCGAGCACGACATCGCCGTCATGGACGCGGACGACACCGCGGTCATCCACTACACGTCCGGGACCACCGGACGCCCGAAAGGCGTCGAGCTGACCCACGCCAACCTGGCCGGCAACGCCGCCACGGTGGCCCACATGCACGCGCTCGGCGTGGATGACGTGGTGCTCGGCGCGCTGCCGCTCTACCACACATTCGGTCAGACGTGCTCGCTCAACGCCACCGTGCACGCGGGGGCGCGGCTGACGTTGCTGCGCCGCTTCGAGCCGGGCCGGGCGCTGGAGGTGATCAGGCGCGACGGGGTGACGGTGTTCCAGGGCGTGCCGACCATGTACATCGCGCTGCTCGACCACCCGGGCGCCTCCGACATGTCGATGTTGCGTGTGTGCACGTCCGGCGGAGCCGCGTTGCCGCTGGACGTGCTGCGGGCGTACGAGTCCCGCTTCGGCTGCCAGATCATCGAGGGCTACGGGCTCAGCGAGACCTCACCGGTCGCCGCCACGAACCGGGGCGGCCACGGCCGCCGGCCGGGCTCGATCGGCTGGCCGATCAGGGGCGTGGAGATGAAGGTGGTCGACGAGGAGGGCCGGGAGGCGCCGCACGGCGAGATCGGCGAGATCGTGATCCGCGGCCCCAACGTCATGAAGGGCTACTGGAACAACCCGGCGGCCACCGCCGAGGCCATCCGCGACGGCTGGTTCCACACCGGCGACCTCGGCCGCGTCGACGAGGACGGCTTCTTCTTCCTGGTGGACCGCCGCCGCGACGTGATCATCCGCGGCGGTTACACCGTCTATCCGCGTGAGGTGGAGGAGGTCCTCTACGAGCACCCGGCGGTGCGGCAGGCGGCCGTGCTCGGCGTGCCGCACCCGGAGCTGGGCGAGGAGATCGAGGCCGTGGTGGCCGTACGGGAGCCGGTGAGCGGCGAGGAACTGCGTGACTTCGCACGAGAGCGGGTGGCCGCCTACAAATACCCCCGGCACATTTCGTTCGTGGACGAACTTCCTGTGAGCCACACTGGAAAGATCCTCAAACGCGCACTCACGGCGTCCCGGGTCTCATATATCGAGAGCAATCGTCTTACTAATTAA
- a CDS encoding tetratricopeptide repeat protein has translation MVKIDQSLDRARMLLRLQRPADAERELRGVLAIEPQQDMAHCLLAIALVHQGKAAEAMVMAREAIRLVPDHWYPQYVAGQVFYRIGLADPAIAAAKESLAHSTEETSTWELLARAHMIKGQWREAADAAQRGLALDPQVSDLVSLLSMAHTKLGEAGPARAAAAHAVQLDPESATAHLAAGRAALAFGDPKAAADSFREVLRLDPGFGPARDLLVAALKQRNPLQRMLSNLRRRYLGGWRLVFLLPVAPPLIAVFVLIALLHWAAWVGETVTVLRLARAKATRLLFEGSEARVAMACCALLLAGAAVLALGIALGHEAVGTAGVAVMALVTPVQEATHTGSPRGRKVLYGWAGLLVLAIAAAVVAGSPAVALLSVYAGLGTIWVAAGVRRFFLDGTAAEL, from the coding sequence ATGGTGAAAATCGACCAGTCGCTCGATCGGGCGAGGATGCTGCTGCGGCTGCAGCGACCGGCCGACGCCGAGCGGGAGCTGCGCGGCGTGCTCGCCATCGAGCCGCAGCAGGACATGGCGCACTGCCTGCTGGCCATTGCCCTGGTCCACCAGGGCAAGGCGGCCGAGGCGATGGTCATGGCGCGGGAGGCGATACGCCTGGTGCCGGATCACTGGTATCCGCAATACGTGGCCGGGCAGGTGTTCTACCGCATCGGCCTGGCCGACCCGGCGATCGCCGCCGCGAAGGAGTCACTGGCGCACTCCACCGAGGAGACGTCAACGTGGGAGCTGCTGGCCCGCGCCCACATGATCAAGGGGCAGTGGCGTGAGGCGGCGGATGCGGCCCAGCGCGGGCTGGCCCTCGATCCGCAGGTGTCGGACCTGGTGAGCCTGCTGTCGATGGCCCACACCAAGCTCGGTGAGGCCGGACCGGCCAGGGCCGCCGCCGCGCACGCCGTACAGCTGGACCCGGAGAGCGCCACCGCGCACCTGGCGGCCGGCCGGGCGGCGCTGGCCTTCGGCGACCCCAAGGCGGCCGCCGACTCCTTCCGCGAGGTGCTCCGCCTCGACCCCGGCTTCGGCCCCGCCAGGGATCTGCTGGTGGCGGCGCTCAAGCAGCGCAACCCGCTCCAGCGCATGCTCTCGAACCTGCGGCGCCGCTACCTCGGCGGCTGGCGGCTGGTGTTCCTGCTGCCCGTGGCCCCGCCGCTGATCGCCGTCTTCGTCCTCATCGCGCTGCTGCACTGGGCGGCGTGGGTGGGCGAGACGGTGACCGTGCTGCGGCTGGCCCGGGCCAAGGCCACCCGGCTGCTCTTCGAGGGCTCCGAGGCCCGCGTGGCCATGGCGTGCTGCGCCCTGCTCCTCGCCGGGGCGGCGGTGCTCGCGCTGGGCATCGCGCTCGGCCATGAGGCGGTCGGCACCGCGGGCGTGGCGGTCATGGCTCTGGTCACCCCTGTGCAGGAGGCCACGCACACCGGCTCGCCCCGCGGCCGCAAGGTGCTCTACGGGTGGGCGGGGCTGCTGGTCCTGGCCATCGCGGCGGCGGTTGTCGCGGGCTCGCCGGCCGTCGCGTTGCTGAGCGTCTACGCCGGGCTTGGCACGATCTGGGTGGCGGCGGGCGTACGACGCTTCTTCCTCGACGGCACCGCAGCCGAGCTGTAG
- a CDS encoding GNAT family N-acetyltransferase — MNPYVIQRAALRHLDGARQIMLDTFYRDFGYGYQPQWHGDVIDLEGTYLLPCRHTLLVALHGDEVVGTTAVRAQGPKSPPHPEWLARLYPDGKTAQLFRVYVAPAHRRHGLARDMVRQACRFVADCGDYRSIYLHTDTRVPGAEAFWRSMAEPVFDDRDGDPDHLQTLHFELPMPTSCESPH; from the coding sequence ATGAACCCCTACGTCATCCAGCGCGCCGCACTCCGCCACCTCGACGGCGCGCGGCAGATCATGCTGGACACCTTCTACCGCGACTTCGGCTACGGCTACCAGCCTCAATGGCATGGGGACGTGATCGACCTGGAGGGCACGTACCTGCTGCCCTGCAGGCACACGCTCCTCGTGGCTCTGCACGGCGACGAAGTGGTCGGCACCACGGCCGTGCGCGCGCAGGGCCCGAAGAGCCCGCCCCACCCGGAGTGGCTGGCCAGGCTCTACCCGGACGGCAAGACGGCGCAGCTCTTCCGGGTGTACGTGGCCCCCGCCCATCGCCGGCACGGTCTGGCCCGCGACATGGTCCGCCAGGCCTGCCGCTTCGTCGCGGACTGCGGCGACTACCGGTCGATCTACCTGCACACCGACACTCGGGTGCCGGGGGCGGAGGCGTTCTGGCGCTCAATGGCCGAGCCGGTCTTCGACGACCGCGACGGCGACCCCGACCACCTTCAGACCCTGCATTTCGAGCTCCCGATGCCGACGTCGTGTGAAAGTCCCCATTAG
- a CDS encoding ATP-binding protein: MLDDGGLQALREAARLSPDNLPLRRHLADQLLKKGYLAEAEAEFRAALVLAPKDTDVVAGLAEAFVRQSAHGEALAVLEPFLADFHAYPPRMGILAARALLGEGEQGKAAYRYYEAISRDPSLADPELAERLPIPIVPSKSAPAAPPAPAAPAPAYAALAGAPAPSAADSAPGGAEVERSKHTFADVAGMEAVKEALRVKLLLPIQQPELFAAYGKRAGGGVLLYGPPGAGKTHLARAAAGELGASFVNVGLADILDMYVGSSERNLRATFDLARRNRPCVLFFDEVDALAARRSDMRQAHTRQLVNQFLAELDGVDQDANEGVLVLAATNAPWYIDVAFRRPGRFDQLVFVPPPDTAARAAILRILCRDKPLAEMDFDAVARATEHYVGADLKGLVDRAVEVKLQQSISAGRAIPLSTADLLAAAQGTRPSSVREWMATARNYVLHANESGAWDELMPWIKAKW; encoded by the coding sequence GTGCTCGACGATGGCGGCCTCCAGGCACTCCGTGAGGCGGCGCGCCTGTCTCCGGACAATCTTCCCCTTCGGCGGCATCTCGCCGATCAGCTCCTGAAGAAGGGGTACCTCGCCGAAGCCGAGGCCGAGTTCCGGGCCGCGCTCGTGCTGGCCCCCAAGGACACGGACGTCGTCGCCGGGCTGGCCGAGGCGTTCGTCCGGCAGAGCGCGCACGGAGAGGCGCTGGCGGTGCTCGAACCGTTCCTGGCCGACTTCCACGCCTACCCGCCGCGGATGGGGATTCTCGCGGCCAGGGCGCTACTCGGGGAGGGTGAGCAGGGGAAGGCGGCCTACCGCTACTACGAGGCGATCTCCCGCGATCCGTCCCTCGCCGACCCCGAGCTGGCCGAGCGGCTGCCGATCCCGATCGTGCCCTCCAAGTCCGCCCCAGCGGCCCCGCCCGCGCCCGCCGCTCCCGCGCCGGCGTACGCCGCCCTGGCGGGCGCGCCGGCGCCCTCGGCTGCCGACTCCGCGCCCGGCGGGGCGGAGGTGGAGCGGTCGAAGCACACCTTCGCCGACGTGGCCGGGATGGAGGCGGTCAAGGAGGCGCTGCGGGTCAAGCTCCTACTGCCGATCCAGCAGCCGGAGCTGTTCGCCGCGTACGGCAAGCGCGCCGGCGGCGGCGTCCTGCTGTACGGCCCGCCGGGAGCGGGCAAGACCCACCTGGCCAGGGCCGCGGCCGGCGAGCTTGGCGCGTCGTTCGTCAACGTCGGCCTGGCCGACATCCTCGACATGTACGTCGGCTCCAGCGAGCGCAACCTGCGCGCCACGTTCGACCTGGCCCGCCGCAACCGCCCGTGCGTGCTGTTCTTCGACGAGGTCGACGCGCTGGCCGCGCGCCGCTCCGACATGCGCCAGGCACACACCAGGCAGCTCGTCAACCAGTTCCTGGCCGAGCTCGACGGCGTGGACCAGGACGCCAACGAGGGCGTCCTGGTGCTGGCCGCCACGAACGCGCCCTGGTACATCGACGTGGCCTTCCGCCGCCCGGGGCGCTTCGACCAGCTCGTGTTCGTGCCGCCGCCGGACACCGCGGCGCGGGCGGCCATCCTGCGCATCCTCTGCCGTGACAAGCCGCTGGCCGAGATGGACTTCGACGCGGTGGCGCGGGCCACGGAGCACTACGTCGGCGCGGACCTGAAGGGCCTGGTGGACCGCGCGGTGGAGGTCAAGCTCCAGCAGTCGATCAGCGCGGGCCGCGCCATCCCGTTGTCCACGGCCGACCTGCTGGCCGCCGCCCAGGGCACCCGGCCCTCCTCTGTGCGCGAATGGATGGCCACCGCCCGGAACTACGTGCTGCACGCCAACGAGTCAGGCGCGTGGGACGAGCTGATGCCATGGATCAAGGCCAAATGGTGA